One stretch of Ammospiza nelsoni isolate bAmmNel1 chromosome 21, bAmmNel1.pri, whole genome shotgun sequence DNA includes these proteins:
- the PIMREG gene encoding protein PIMREG isoform X2, translating into MASVLQNVKATVARRKHRLLADLNEDESPVPDKFKRRASLSSLNTIRMSLRKRVPLKPVELNFHETPTRESLEPRQRCQTLQTIKRTATYAFGTVFQKIQKSCQSPVRSMVTFPAESISRSCATSSTRKRTATPQTPCYMSVTPAASSKGTPKSSKRALLGPTKVSEHREWRDFSSWLGKNALSLRRSRRAAALKSPYSSPAPSSRKIEFDCKLELVSSGICQLKHISQAFDDAIVKEESDVTVSLIRN; encoded by the exons ATGGCATCTGTGCTCCAAAATGTCAAAGCAACAGTGGCGAGGAGAAAACACCGGCTCCTAGCTGACCTCAATGAGGATGAGAGCCCTGTGCCTGACAAATTCAAGAGAAGGGCCTCTCTGAGTTCTCTCAATACCATTCGCATGTCTTTAAGGAAACGGGTACCATTAAAGCCAGTCGAGTTGAATTTTCATGAAACCCCAACTAGGGAAAGTCTGGAACCAAGGCAGAGGTGCCAAACTCTTCAGACTATTAAAAGAACGGCAACATATGCTTTTGGAACAGTGTTCCAG aaaatacagaagtCTTGCCAAAGCCCAGTACGCTCAATGGTGACCTTTCCAGCTGAATCCATCAGCAGAAGCTGTGCAACCAGTTCTACCAGAAAAAGAACTGCTACACCTCAAACACCTTGCTATATGAGTGTTACTCCAGCAGCCAGTTCCAAAGGCACTCCAAAGTCCAGCAAAAGGGCCTTGCTTGGGCCAACAAAGGTGTCAGAACATAGAGAATGGAGGGATTTCTCATCCTGGCTTGGTAAAAATGCTCTCTCTCTCCGGAGatccagaagagcagcagcactgaagagCCCTTATtcatctcctgctccttccagcagaaAGAT AGAGTTTGATTGTAAGCTGGAACTGGTCTCCTCAGGGATTTGCCAGTTGAAGCATATCTCCCAAGCATTTGATGATGCCATTGTGAAAGAGGAGAG TGATGTGACAGTTTCTCTCATTCGTAACTGA
- the FBXO39 gene encoding F-box only protein 39 has translation MEDDSEPEQSSWAYLPDVCLRHVFHWLDDRDRSRAALVCKKWSCAMHSGSLWRCRTITFYGQPSRARTLEFQSALWYTKKFGKYLKHLEIKLSNPYNTPFIKKFQVIMRGLLSHLGKCNSHLVSLSIKYLELDCLIWRNVVRAQFIKNLAAFLKRMSNQLDYLNLKGARITLEEGCELLNSLSSLTNRSFISEINIEDFFSLHLSVYSSALFHQTMSKFHRLTILTFNYNCMSDELLDILRERSSHSLCTLNIKCHIHDPHGQVVSGMSWANLAKRAPKLNVNFFFERVMKHDHLARILLEEIPVRSISLRSCYFSDPDWTMRPTLTNLLPAYWHGLQKLTLELNNDHELLDNELLQLILSCKRLLFLKVWAFLSVSFMERLLQNRAERKCILTTIKVRIYTAQDDSTEEERLLADIYRKFKYLIDSELNYFVITYPMV, from the exons ATGGAAGATGACAGTGAACCCGAGCAAAGCTCCTGGGCCTATCTACCTGATGTCTGTCTGAGGCATGTCTTCCATTGGTTAGATGACAGAGACAGATCTCGGGCTGCCTTGGTCTGTAAAAAATGGAGTTGTGCCATGCACTCTGGATCTCTCTGGAGATGCAGAACCATCACCTTTTATGGCCAGCCATCAAGGGCACGCACACTGGAGTTTCAAAGTGCACTGTGGTATACCAAGAAATTTGGCAAGTATTTGAAGCACCTTGAGATCAAGTTATCGAATCCTTACAATACTCCCTTTATCAAAAAATTTCAAGTGATTATGAGAGGTCTTCTTTCACACCTGGGTAAGTGTAATAGTCACCTAGTATCCCTGAGCATCAAGTACCTAGAATTGGACTGCTTGATCTGGAGAAATGTGGTTAGGGCTCAGTTTATCAAGAATTTAGCTGCCTTCCTGAAAAGAATGAGCAATCAACTTGATTATCTTAACTTAAAAGGAGCAAGAATAACTTTGGAAGAAGGCTGTGAGCTTCTGAATTCTCTAAGCAGTTTGACAAACAGAAGCTTTATATCTGAAATCAATATTGAGGATTTCTTCAGTCTTCACCTTTCTGTCTACAGCAGTGCCTTGTTCCACCAAACTATGTCTAAGTTCCACAGGCTGACCATCCTGACTTTCAATTACAACTGCATGTCTGATGAACTGCTGGACATCCTGCGGGAGCGCAGCTCTCATTCTCTGTGCACCTTGAATATCAAGTGTCATATCCATGACCCTCATGGGCAAGTGGTCTCAGGAATGTCATGGGCAAACTTGGCCAAGAGAGCCCCAAAACTGAATGTGAACTTCTTCTTTGAAAGAGTCATGAAGCATGATCACCTAGCTAGGATCCTGCTAGAGGAGATCCCAGTTAGGAGCATCAGCCTACGGAGCTGTTATTTTAGTGACCCAGACTGGACTATGAGACCTACTCTCACCAACCTTCTCCCAGCTTACTGGCATGGTCTGCAG aaattaACACTTGAATTAAACAATGACCATGAGTTGCTGGACAATGAGCTGCTACAGCTTATTTTATCATGCAAGAGGTTGTTATTTCTGAAAGTCTGGGCATTTCTAAGTGTCAGCTTTATGGAGAGGCTGCTACAAAACCGTGCagaaaggaaatgcattttGACTACCATAAAG GTCAGGATTTATACAGCCCAAGATGACAGCACTgaggaggagaggctgctggCTGATATTTACAGGAAATTCAAGTACCTGATTGACTCAGAACTGAATTATTTTGTCATCACTTACCCAATGGTATAA
- the PIMREG gene encoding protein PIMREG isoform X3 — MASVLQNVKATVARRKHRLLADLNEDESPVPDKFKRRASLSSLNTIRMSLRKRVPLKPVELNFHETPTRESLEPRQRCQTLQTIKRTATYAFGTVFQKIQKSCQSPVRSMVTFPAESISRSCATSSTRKRTATPQTPCYMSVTPAASSKGTPKSSKRALLGPTKVSEHREWRDFSSWLGKNALSLRRSRRAAALKSPYSSPAPSSRKMQQAISNYYYLMARNSQSVHRSLKPSQAIRRQAKKLHRTLGT; from the exons ATGGCATCTGTGCTCCAAAATGTCAAAGCAACAGTGGCGAGGAGAAAACACCGGCTCCTAGCTGACCTCAATGAGGATGAGAGCCCTGTGCCTGACAAATTCAAGAGAAGGGCCTCTCTGAGTTCTCTCAATACCATTCGCATGTCTTTAAGGAAACGGGTACCATTAAAGCCAGTCGAGTTGAATTTTCATGAAACCCCAACTAGGGAAAGTCTGGAACCAAGGCAGAGGTGCCAAACTCTTCAGACTATTAAAAGAACGGCAACATATGCTTTTGGAACAGTGTTCCAG aaaatacagaagtCTTGCCAAAGCCCAGTACGCTCAATGGTGACCTTTCCAGCTGAATCCATCAGCAGAAGCTGTGCAACCAGTTCTACCAGAAAAAGAACTGCTACACCTCAAACACCTTGCTATATGAGTGTTACTCCAGCAGCCAGTTCCAAAGGCACTCCAAAGTCCAGCAAAAGGGCCTTGCTTGGGCCAACAAAGGTGTCAGAACATAGAGAATGGAGGGATTTCTCATCCTGGCTTGGTAAAAATGCTCTCTCTCTCCGGAGatccagaagagcagcagcactgaagagCCCTTATtcatctcctgctccttccagcagaaAGAT GCAACAAGCAATATCGAACTACTACTATCTAATGGCACGAAACTCACAGTCTGTACATCGATCCCTGAAACCATCTCAAGCTATCAGAAGGCAAGCAAAGAAACTCCATCGAACACTTGGTACCTAG
- the PIMREG gene encoding protein PIMREG isoform X1, translating into MASVLQNVKATVARRKHRLLADLNEDESPVPDKFKRRASLSSLNTIRMSLRKRVPLKPVELNFHETPTRESLEPRQRCQTLQTIKRTATYAFGTVFQKIQKSCQSPVRSMVTFPAESISRSCATSSTRKRTATPQTPCYMSVTPAASSKGTPKSSKRALLGPTKVSEHREWRDFSSWLGKNALSLRRSRRAAALKSPYSSPAPSSRKIEFDCKLELVSSGICQLKHISQAFDDAIVKEERQQAISNYYYLMARNSQSVHRSLKPSQAIRRQAKKLHRTLGT; encoded by the exons ATGGCATCTGTGCTCCAAAATGTCAAAGCAACAGTGGCGAGGAGAAAACACCGGCTCCTAGCTGACCTCAATGAGGATGAGAGCCCTGTGCCTGACAAATTCAAGAGAAGGGCCTCTCTGAGTTCTCTCAATACCATTCGCATGTCTTTAAGGAAACGGGTACCATTAAAGCCAGTCGAGTTGAATTTTCATGAAACCCCAACTAGGGAAAGTCTGGAACCAAGGCAGAGGTGCCAAACTCTTCAGACTATTAAAAGAACGGCAACATATGCTTTTGGAACAGTGTTCCAG aaaatacagaagtCTTGCCAAAGCCCAGTACGCTCAATGGTGACCTTTCCAGCTGAATCCATCAGCAGAAGCTGTGCAACCAGTTCTACCAGAAAAAGAACTGCTACACCTCAAACACCTTGCTATATGAGTGTTACTCCAGCAGCCAGTTCCAAAGGCACTCCAAAGTCCAGCAAAAGGGCCTTGCTTGGGCCAACAAAGGTGTCAGAACATAGAGAATGGAGGGATTTCTCATCCTGGCTTGGTAAAAATGCTCTCTCTCTCCGGAGatccagaagagcagcagcactgaagagCCCTTATtcatctcctgctccttccagcagaaAGAT AGAGTTTGATTGTAAGCTGGAACTGGTCTCCTCAGGGATTTGCCAGTTGAAGCATATCTCCCAAGCATTTGATGATGCCATTGTGAAAGAGGAGAG GCAACAAGCAATATCGAACTACTACTATCTAATGGCACGAAACTCACAGTCTGTACATCGATCCCTGAAACCATCTCAAGCTATCAGAAGGCAAGCAAAGAAACTCCATCGAACACTTGGTACCTAG